The genomic segment CCTCGAGGGTGTTGAGCTTTGCTACGATAAATATCTAAAGGGAGAGGCTGGATGGGCGATATTCTTAAGGGATGCCCGTCAGAAAAGGCTTGATATCTGGCAGAAGATGGTTTTGCCGAAAGATGGGGATCATTTGGTTTTGACTATTGATGAGGTTATCCAGTATATCGCGGAAAGAGAGCTCGATAAGGCTTATAAAACTTATCATGCCAAGGGCGCAAGTATAATTGTTATGGACCCGTATACCGGAGCGATACTTGCTTTGGCAAGCCGTCCGACATTTGATCTTAATAATCATTCTAATGTAAGTAAAGATCAGATACGAAACCGGGCTATCTGTGATATGTTTGAACCGGGTTCTGTTTTTAAAATTGTTACTGCATCCGCTGCTATTGAAGAAAAAAAAGTAAATGAGCAGGACAGGTTCTTTTGTGAAAACGGTGTTTATCGTGTAGGGCCTCATCTCTTACATGATCACAAAGCTCACGGTTGGCTTACATTTCGTGAAGTAGTTGAGCAATCTAGTAATATTGGCACAACGAAAGTTGCACAAATATTAGGCCCTGAGATTGTAAGCAGGTATGTAAAACGTTTTGGTTTTGGCTCCAAGCTTGGAATTGACCTGCCGGGAGAAATTTCCGGCGTGGCTAAGGAACCGCGCCAATGGTCCAAGATTTCTATTGCTTCAATTCCTATCGGGCAAGAGGTAGGTGTCACGGCTTTGCAATTGACAAGCGCTATTTCTGTAATTGCAAACGGGGGCAAACTTATGAAGCCGTATATTATTCGTGAAGTCCGCTCCAAAGATGGAGAAGTGCTTGGAAAGAATTCTCCGGTTTTAATCCGTCAGGTAATTTCTGCTGACACTGCGGCAAGAGTAAAAAAAATGCTTACTGGTGTAGTTGAAGAAGGAACAGGTAAGCTGGCAAAGATGGAGGGTTTTAGTGCAGCAGGAAAGACTGGGACTGCCCAGAAATTAGAGCCAAATGGCACTTATTCTCATAGTAAATTTGTTGCTTCGTTTATCGGTTTCGCCCCGGCAGAAGACCCGATGTTGGCTATTGTGGTTTGTGTTGATGAGCCGCATCCGGTTTATTTCGGCGGTGTAGTTGCCGCCCCGGTATTTAGAAATGTGTCAAGCGATGCGATAAGGTATCTTAAAACTAATCCGGCACAAAATCAATCAGTTGTACTAAATGAAAATAACCAAGTTAATTAAAACAGTTGATGGTTTAAAATTGGAATCTAAGCTTGCGGATTTTAATATCCGTGGCATTGCTTGTAATTCTAAATTGGTTAACGATGATTTTATTTTTGTGGCAATAAAGGGCAATAGTGTTGATGGGAATAAATATATTTCCGAAGCAGTCGGAAGGGGAGCAAGGGTAGTTATTTATGATTCCTCAGATACTAAGATTGGTTTGTTAAAAGGCAGCGCTATTTTTATAAAGGTAAAAGACGCGCGTATAACTTTGGCAAAGTTAATATCAGTTTTCTACGGGAATCCTTCGAAAAAGTTAAAAGTTGTGGGGATTACCGGAACTAACGGTAAAACTACCATTTCGTATTTAATTGAGGCAATAGCAAAAGAAAAATCAGCTGTGATCGGTACGGTTAATTACCGTTTTAACAAGAAAGTGTTTACTTCTAATAATACAACTCCCGGGCCTGTTGAGTTGCAGTCTTTGTTTAGCCAAATGCTAAAGAATAAAATAAAATATGTTGCCATGGAAGTTTCTTCTCATGCTTTGGATCAAAACAGGACAGAGGGGGTAAGTTTTCATTCGGCAATTTTTACAAATCTTACTCAGGACCATCTTGATTATCATAAGACATTAGGCAGGTATTTTTTGGCTAAGGCGAAACTCTTTAAAAACTTAGCCGGTAATTCTTTTGCTGTAATTAATAATGATGATTTGTTTGGGGAAAAACTTAAAAAGCTGGTTAAAACTAAAATAATAACTTATGGTATAAAGAATAAGTCAGATGTGATGGCTAAAGATATAATTTTTAATGTTGGATATACGCAGTTTACCCTAGTGTTAGAATTAAAAGAAACAAGGTTTAATGTCAGGCTTATTGGTAAACATAATATTTATAATGTATTAGCTGCTATTGCCTGGGCAAAAAAAACCGGCTTTAGTTTGAATGTTATCAAGAAAGCAATAGAGAATTTTAGCCTTGTCCCCGGAAGATTAGAGAGGGTACCTTTTAAGGGAGATTTTTCTGTTTTTGTTGATTATGCGCATACGGAAGATGCTTTAAAGAACATCCTTGAATCTTTAAGGAATTTAGCAAAGAAAAGAATCATTGTAGTTTTCGGATGCGGGGGGGACCGCGATAAGACAAAGCGTCCGAAGATGGGCCGTGTCGTAACTGAACTTGCGGATTATGCGATTATTACGAGTGATAACCCACGTTCAGAGGATCCTTTGGTGATAATTAATGATATTAAAAGAGGGATAACAAGAGATAATTATAGTGTTATTCCCGAAAGGCTTCAGGCAATTAAAAAATCACTATCGTTGGCAAAACAGGGGGACATTGTTTTGGTTGCCGGTAAAGGCCATGAAAATTACCAGATTATTAAAGGCAATAAATTTCATTTTGATGACCGTGAAGTTGTTAGGAGATGTTTAAAAGGAAATTAGATAATGATTGAAGTAAGTGAATTATTAAAAGCAACTCAAGGAAAGTTAATCTGTGGGGATGCCAGCGGCAGGGTTAAGGGTATTTCTATTGATTCAAGGTCTATTAATCCATATGAGGCTTTTTGCGCTATAAAGGGGAATAATTTTGATGGGCATGATTTTATTAATAATGTAATCAAAAATGGATGCAAGTGCGTTATTGCAGAATCATTTCCAAAGCCGCTTAATAAAGATAAATCCTCGTTAACCCTTATCAAAGTGGAAAATACCACAAAAGCATTAGGGGATATTGCGCGTTTTAGGCGCGAGAAGTTCAATATACCGGTTATTGCGGTTACCGGATCAAACGGAAAGACTACAACTAAAGAAATGGTTGCCTGTGTGTTGTCTAAAAAATACAAAGTGCTAAAAAATGAGGGGACAAAGAATAACCATATCGGGCTGCCTTTAACTTTGATTAATCTGGATGAAACGCACAGCGCAGCTGTTTTGGAAATCGGGACTAATCATCCGGGTGAGGTAAAGTATCTTGTTGATATTGCAAAGCCAAATATCGGCATTGTGACGAACATTGGGCTTTCACATCTTGAGTATTTCTGTGATTTAGAAGGGGTTTATAAAGAAAAGTCTGTTTTAATAAACAACCTTAAAACTCCGGGTATTGGGATATTGAATGCGGATGATGTTTTGCTTAAGAAAAGAGCGTTTGGGAAAAAAACAGGAAGTGTTGTATTTGGTTTTGGTTTAGTGAATGAAAGCGATTATTTTGCCACTTGCGTGAAATCCTCTGGAGTAAAACAGCGGTTCTTGGTTCAAGGAAAATATTGGTTTACAATCAATACTTTAGGGCGTTATAATATTTACAACGCTTTAGCTGCAATTTCTTGCGGGCGTATCCTTGGGCTTAGCTATAGGCAGATAGTTTTAGCCTTGGCTAAATTCAAATTTCCATATAGCAGGCTGAATTTTCTTGAAATAAACAGCGTTAGATTTATTGATGATACTTATAATTCTAATCCTGTTTCATTGAAGCAGGCGTTAAACGCTTTGTCTGATTTTGAAGCCAGAGGAAGAAAGATTTTTGTAATGGGGGATATGCTTGAATTAGGCAGCCGAACGGAAGAATTTCACCGTCAGGCGGGCATTAACGCTGCCGGGATTTGCAACGCGTTTATTGCAGTAGGAAAATACTCAAGATTGGCAGCTTCGGCAGCTATCCAGGAAGGATTTAGTATCAAGAATGTTTTTACTTGTGATAATTCTGTCCAAGCCAAAGAAATTTTATTCAGCAGGCTTTCCCCTAGAAGTGAAGATATTGTTTTGGTAAAAGGTTCTCGTTCAATGAGAATGGAAGAAGTTTTTAATAAATAAGGTTTTGTAGTGCTATTAATATAAATGCTCTATCTGCTGCTTTATCCCCTACACGATATATTTTCTGCTTTAAACATATTCCGTTATCTTACGTTTCGTTCTGCAATGGCGGTATTAACTAGTTTTGTTGTCAGCCTTATCTTAGGGCCGTTTGTTATAAAAAAACTAAAAGAACTTAAGGTCGGAGAGAAAATTAACAAAGGCGATAGTGAGAAGCTGGATAAGATTCATTCTCATAAACAAGACACGCCTACGATGGGTGGAGTTTTAATAGTTGCCGCGATTTTATTCTCAACTTTACTCTGGGCGGATATTACCAATAAATATGTAATTGTTGCGCTCTTTAGTATGGTTTGGTTGGCCGTAACCGGCTTTATGGATGATTATCTTAAGCAGACAAAAAAGAAACCAAAAGGGCTTACCCCTGCAGCAAAATTCACAAGCCAGATTGTTTTGGGGCTTATTCTAGGGGTAATTCTTCTTCTTGATTCGCAGATGAATATTAAAATTGATGTTCCTTTTTTAAAGAACAGTTATTTGGATTTAGATGGTTTGTATATTTTATTTGTTATCCTGGTTATTTCTGGAAGTTCAAACGCCGTAAATCTTACTGACGGGCTTGATGGCTTGGCTATCGGTATAGTGGTAATGGTGGCTCTTGCTTTCGGAGCTATAAGTTATGTTTCGGGAAATATTAAATTCAGCGATTATTTATTGATTCCGTATATTAAAGGAAGCGGAGAATTGATGGTTTTTTGTGCCAGCATTTTTGGGGCGGGTTTAGGGTTCCTGTGGTTTAATTGTTATCCTGCTTCGGTTTTTATGGGAGACGTAGGTTCTCTTGCTTTAGGAGGAGCCTTGGGAACGGTAGCGTTATTGATTAAAAAAGAAATACTTCTTGTAATCGTCGGGGGGATATTTGTTATAGAAGCTTTATCCGTAATTTTGCAGGTAGCATCATTCAGGCTTTTTAAGAAGCGAATTTTTAAGATAGCCCCTTTGCATCATCATTTTCAATTTTTGAATTGGCCCGAGAATAAAATAATCGTGAGGTTTTGGATTATTGCTGGGCTTCTGGCTTTATTTACAATAGTAACATTAAAAATTAGATAGGTTCTTAATGCGAAACACTGATTGTTTTAAAGGTAAAAAAATTGCCGTAATCGGGTTAGCCCGTTCAGGGCTTTTTGCTGCAAACCTGCTTTGTGATCTAGGTGCTCAGGTTTGGGTGACTGATAAAAGCAGCTCCGATGCTACCAAAGAATTCGCTTCCAAAATAAAATCTCCGCAAATTAGGGTTGAATTAGGTAAGCACACTCCAGAGTTTATCCAAGGCAAGGATTTGGTGGTTATTTCTCCCGGGGTCACAAATGAAGCCCTTCCGGTGGTTTGGGCGAGGCAGCAAAAGATTCCGGTCATTAGCGAGATAGAGCTAGGTTGGATTCTCTGTCCTGCGGAAATTATCGCGGTCACCGGTTCAAGCGGTAAAACCACAGTAACAACTTTGATAGGAAAAATCCTGGAAGCAAGCGGGAAAAAAGTTTTTGTTTGCGGGAATATCGGAAATCCGTTTTGCTCGGAAGTTCATTTGATGGAGAAAGATGGCTATGTCGTTCTTGAAGTCAGTTCTTTTCAATTAGTGAATATAGAAAAGTTTAAACCCAAGGTTGCTCTTATTTTAAATTTTACCCGCAATCATTTAGACTGGCATAAAGATATGCAGGAATACCTTGATGCAAAAAAACGCATATTTATGAATCAGGATAATTCTGATTACCTTGTATTAAACCAGCAGGACTCTTTATTAAGGGGCTTGGCAAAAGAGGCAAAAGGGAAAATTGTTTATTTTGAAGAATCCGAGGGGCTTAATCCTAATCAGGCTGCAGTCTGTGCCGTAGGTTCATTGTTGGGGGTAGATAAAAAAATAATATTAAAAGTTCTTGGGGATTTTAAAGGCATTGAACACCGCATGGAATTCGTTGCTAATATAAACGGCGTTAATTTTATTAATGATTCAAAAGCGACAACCGCAGATAGCACGCTTTGGGCATTGAAAAATATTAATAATCCGATTGTCCTTATAGCAGGGGGGAAAGATAAGGGCGTTGATTATAGCCTTATTCTAAACGAAGCAAGGCACAAGGTAAGAGAGGCGGTTTTAATTGGCGAGGCAAGGGGCGTAATAGCTAAAGCATTAAAAGGAGCCATTAATATAGATGAGGCTTTGACTTTTGAAGAGGCAGTAAAGAAAGCATTCTTAAAAGCAAAGCCGGGGGATAGTGTATTACTTTCTCCGATGTGTTCAAGTTTTGATATGTTCAGCAACTATGAAGAAAGAGGTAGGGTTTTTAAAAAGCTAGTGTTGGAATTAGAAGGAAAACTTTAATATGCCGCGCAATGTCAGGATAAATTTATTTACAGTCTCAATAATCCTTATGTGTATTGGGATAGTAATGATTTATAGCGCATCCAGTATCTATGCTGCGGAGAGATACAAAGACAGCTTCTTTTTTATCAAGAGGCATATCAGTTTTCTTTTAATTGGGGCTTTGCTTATGTTTCTGGCAATGAGTTTTGATTACAGGTCTTTAAGAAAGTACGCGAAGCCTTTTCTGTTGGTTTCAATATTCCTCTTGCTTATAGTATTGATACCGGGGATTGGAAGAGAGGTATCAGGTGCGCGTAGGTGGTTTAGGTTTAAGTTCTTAAGTTTTCAGCCTTCAGAAGCAGCGATACTTGCGGTTATTATTTATACCGCTGATTTCATCAGCCGTAAAGGAAACGAGATAAAGGTATTTTGGAAAGGTTTTTTCCCTCCGGTCTCGGTTTTTGGCCTGGTGGCAATACTAATCTTAGCGCAACCGGATTTAGGGACTACTGTTTCATTAGCTTTAGTCGTGTTCCTTATGCTTTATATTGCAGGGACGCGCTTTAGCTACCTTTTATCTATATTTCTTGCAAGTATCCCGGTACTCTATCTTTTAATATTTAGTGTTGCGTACAGAAGGGCAAGGATTTTGGCATTTTTAAATCCTTGGCTTGATCCGAAAGGAAGTGGCTTCCAAATTATCCAGTCGCAGATTGCTTTAGGTTCAGGAGGCATCTTTGGCGTAGGCCTTGGGCATTCAAAACAAAAATTATTTTATCTTCCTGCGGCGCATACGGATTTTATTTTTTCTATTATTGGAGAAGAACTTGGGTTGATAGGCACCTTGGGAGTTATTGCCCTGTTTATTATTTTTATCCAGCAGGGATTGAAGATAATGAAGAACGCGACGGATAAATTCGGGTATTTTCTTGCGTTAGGGTTAATTTTGATGATTTCTTTTAAGGCAGTAATAAATATCGGAGTTTCATGTGGAGTATTGCCTACTAAAGGCCTTCCTCTGCCATTTATAAGTTATGGAGGATCATCTTTTATTTTTGATATGATTAGTGTTGGATTGCTTGTAAACATCGGTAGGAGTGGAGAGTACCCGTAAAAGAGGTTATTAATAGTTATGAAAGTTTTAGCAGTTTCCGGATCAAGCGGAGGGCACATATTCCCGGCCATAAGCTTTCTTGAAGCACTATCCGATAAGAAAGAGGGAATTGAAACGCTTTTAGTGTTGCCGGAAAGAAGCAAGAAGATTCAGGTGCTAACTAGCTGTAGGATAAAATATATTGCTACATCTGTTTTGCGCCCAAGTTTTGAATTAAAGAATTTAGCCGCTCTTTTCCAAATCGGTAAGTCTTTTTTCCAGAGCTTATTTATACTAATTGAATTTCAGCCTCAAGTGGTAATTGGGTTCGGGACAATTGATTCTATCCCGATTTTATTCTTTGCCTGGCTTTTTAGGATAAATACCATTATTCATGAACAAAATGTGGCATTAGGTAAAGCTAATAAAGTTTTGTCAAAGATTGTTGACAAAGTGGCTGTTTCTTTTGCGGCGAGCAAAGATTGTTTAAAAGATAATCAAAGAATAGTTTTTACCGGGAATCCCATCAGGCGGCAGCTGGAAAAAGTTGATAAGTTTAAGGCTTTAAATTCATTTGGTTTTTTAAATAATAAGTTTACTATATTGGTGATGGGAGGAAGCCAGGGTAGCCATCGGATTAATGAAGCCTTTATTGATGCTTTGGGAACTTTAAAGGATAAGGATAGGCTGCAAATTATCCATCTTACCGGAAGCAAGGATTTTGAGTTTGCGAAAAAAAGATACAAAGATCTAAATATTGTTGCGAAGGTTTTTGATTTTTTTGAGTCAATGGAGAATGCGTATTGTGCTTCAGATCTGGCAATCTGCCGGGCAGGGGCAACTACGGTTACGGAATTAATGTACTTTAGGCTCCCGGCAATCTTTATCCCATATCCTCATGCTTATGGGCATCAATTGACGAATGCTTTAGAATTAGAAAAGAAGGGATGCAGCCTTATTTTAGAAGAGGAGAATTTAAATAACGGCAGGCTTAAAGAGGCTATTGAATTATTATTGGCTTCGCCTCAGAAAATAAATGATATGAGGCAGGCTTATGATAGCTTATCTGTTGGTAATGCAGCTTTACTTCTGGCTGATGAAGTTGTCTCTTTGGTAAAATCTTAGAAAATGAGAAAAATTATTCTTACTTTATTGGTTAGTTTAACTCTTTTCAGTTACGCATTTGCTTTGCATACTGATAAATGGAATGAACTAAAGAGCGACCATTTCATTATTTATTATAAGCATGCCCCGGAGAGTTTTATAAAAGAGATTTCTGATAAGTCAGAAAGATTTTATAATGAAATTGCAAATGAGCTTGGTTTTAACCGTTTTGATTTCTGGCTTTGGGATAACCGTGCTAAGATTTATATTTATGATGACGCGGCAGACTATCAAAAAACAACAGGGCAGCCTAAATGGTCGGGTGGTGCTGCTATCCCGAAGGAGAAGACAATCTATTCTTTCCTGTACGCGCAAGGCTTTTCAGAAACAGTGTTACCTCATGAAATGGGGCATATAATATTCAGGGAGTTTGTTGGTTTTGACAATTACGCGATACCTATCTGGCTTGATGAGGGGGTTGCCAGCCATCAGCAGAAGGAAAAATTTTCAATGGCTGATAGAGTAACAAAAGAAGCTATAGAAAATAATTCTTTTATGGATCTTAGGGAATTAACGGGGTTTAACCCCCAGTTGAGCCGGGAGAACAATAAGATTGGAACTTTTTATCTTGAAGCATTTAGTGTCGTAAGCTTTTTGATTAATGAATTTGGCAGGGACAAATTTGTTCTGTTCTGCCAGAATTTAAGAGACAAAAAGAATTTTAACATAGCTTTATCTTCAAGCTATCCTTTTGAAGATATAAAACAGTTAAACGAAGCTTGGGTTAAATATCTAAGGGGAAAATGAAAAAACATTACCATTTTATCGGCATCGGCGGGATCGGCATGAGCGGGATTGCGCAGTTATTCTTAAAGAATGGCGTTAAGGTTAGCGGTTCTGATTTAAAAGAGAGCCATTCTACAAATGAACTTAAAGCTAAGGGAGCTGAGATTTTTATCGGGCATGATGCGCAAAATATAAATGGCGCAAGCTTGGTAATCTATTCTTCAGCAATAAAAGACAACAATCCGGAGATTATCTTAGCGAAAAAACAAGGCATCCCTTTAATAAAAAGGGCAGAGGCTTTGGCCCAGCTGATGAGCGAAAAGTCTGTTGTCGCGGTTTCCGGCAGCCATGGCAAGACTACGACTACATCTTTAATCTCTTATCTATTAATAGAAGCCGGATTAAACCCCACGGTTGCCGTAGGAGGAATCCTTAGAAATATCGGGACAAACGCATTTTTTGGCAATGGCAAATTTTTTGTCGCAGAAGCTGATGAATCGGATGGTTCGTTTTTATATTATCGGCCGAAATATTCAATTGTAACCAATATCGACCGCGAACACCTTGATTATTACACTGATTTTGAGAGTGAATTAAAGGCCTTTAGGAAATTTATAGACCAAACAGATAAAACAGGATGTGTATTCTATTGCAAAGATGATGATAATTTAAACAATCTGCTAAAGGGCTACAAACATAAAAAAATTTCATTTGGTTTAAAAGAGAATGCTGAGGTTTATGCGAAGAGCATTATTTTTGAAGGCTTAAGCTCGGAGTTTGACTGTTTTCATAAGGAAAAGTTTGTAGGTAAATTTTCCCTTTCTTTGGGAGGACGCCACAATATTTCTAATGCCCTTTCAGTCATTGCATTGGGTTTAGAGTTAGGATTGGATTTAAAGTTTATCAAGAAGGCATTGAAAGATTATAAAGGCTCCGGCCGCAGAGCGGAAATCAAATATAAAGATAATGATTACCTTGTTATAGACGATTACGCGCATCATCCTACAGAAATAAAAGCAACGCTTTCGGCATTAAAAAACCTGCAGAAAAATAGAGTTATCACGGTATTCCAGCCGCATCGTTACAGCAGGACAAAGTTGTTATTGGAAGAGTTTAAAAAGGCTTTTGATATGGCTGATTATTTAATCCTTACGGATATTTACGCAGCGAGCGAAGAGCCGATTGAAGGGGTTACCGGTGAGATCTTAGCGGAGTTGATAAAGAAGAATTTAAATGGTAAGACCGTTTGTTTCTTGCCAAAGAATAAAATAGTTGAACATATCTTAAGCATAATAAAGCCCGGAGACCTGGTGGCTACATTAGGGGCAGGGGACATTACTAAATTAAGCGATGAATTGGCCCAGAAAATTAAAAGCTAAAATTTGCATTGCTGAACCTCTTAAAGACAAGACTACCTTTAAAATTGGCGGGCTTGCGCAATTTTTTGTAAGCCCAAAAGATTTAAACGATTTAAAGCTGTTGGTTTCTATCTCAAAGAAAGAAAAAATCCCGGTCCATGTAATTGGCTCGGGAAGCAATCTATTGGTCAGCGACGGATTAATAAAATCAATTGTTATTAAGTTAGACAGCCCTTTTTTTAAGAAAATTCATTTTTCCGGGAATCATGTTGAATTAGGAAGCGGCGTATTATTGAATCAGGCAATCTTAGCGTCACTTAATAAAGGTTTGTCCGGGTTTGAATTCTTTACAGGAATACCCGGGACTTTAGGAGGGGCCTTGGCTATGAATGCCGGGGCATGGGGGAAAAATATTGGAGATTTAGTGGAAAATGTCCGCGTAATGGATTATAATGGAAAGATAAGGCTGTTAAAAAAAGAAAATATTATATTTGGTTATCGTTCGTCAAGCCTGGCAGAGTATATTATTTTGGATTCTTTGATTAAGCTTTCAAAAACAACTAAAAAAGAAATTAGCAGGAAGCTTTTGGAATTCCGCAGGCAGCGTAGCATAACGCAGGATGCCTCCCGTCCAAATGCCGGATGTATTTTCAGAAATCCTGCTAATGATTCAGCCGGCAGATTAATAGATGCGTGCGGATTAAAGGGCAGGATGGTTGGTGGGGCATGTGTTTCAAAGAAGCACGCCAATTTTATTTTAAATCAGAAGAATGCCACGGCAAATGATGTTTTAGGGTTAATGGAAATAATCAATTCACGCGTAAAAAGAAAATTTAATATAAACTTAAAACCAGAGATAAAAATATGGAGATAAAAGAAATTAAAGATTCAAAACAATTCGGACGAATCGGCGTTTTGATGGGTGGGGCTTCCAGCGAAAGAGAGATTTCACTTAAATCAGGAAAAGCCGTATTCGAAGCTTTAAAGCAAGCTGGCTTTGATGCAATTTCTATCGATATAAAATCAGATGACCATAATGAAAATGCTATCCTATTAAAATATCTTAAGCTTGATTGTGCTTTTTTGGCTTTGCATGGTCGCTTCGGAGAGGATGGTCAGATTCAGCATATCCTTGATAAAATTAAATTGCGTTATACCGGTTCAGGAGCGTTGGCGAGTAAAATAGCCATGGACAAAGTTTCTTCTCATGAAGTATTTCGCAGAGCTTCTTTATTGGCTCCAGATTATTGCGTACTGGAAAAGAAATCCTGGCAGCTAAACTTAAATAAGTGCAAGAAATTAGGTTTACCATTAGTGATAAAGCCCGCAGCCCAGGGTTCCAGTATTGGTTTATCAATTATTGATGATTGGGATGATTTAAATAAGGCTTTGGAAATAGCTTTTCAATTTGATGAGAGAGTAATTGCAGAAGAGTACATAAAGGGGAGAGAATT from the Candidatus Omnitrophota bacterium genome contains:
- a CDS encoding UDP-N-acetylmuramoyl-L-alanyl-D-glutamate--2,6-diaminopimelate ligase, coding for MKITKLIKTVDGLKLESKLADFNIRGIACNSKLVNDDFIFVAIKGNSVDGNKYISEAVGRGARVVIYDSSDTKIGLLKGSAIFIKVKDARITLAKLISVFYGNPSKKLKVVGITGTNGKTTISYLIEAIAKEKSAVIGTVNYRFNKKVFTSNNTTPGPVELQSLFSQMLKNKIKYVAMEVSSHALDQNRTEGVSFHSAIFTNLTQDHLDYHKTLGRYFLAKAKLFKNLAGNSFAVINNDDLFGEKLKKLVKTKIITYGIKNKSDVMAKDIIFNVGYTQFTLVLELKETRFNVRLIGKHNIYNVLAAIAWAKKTGFSLNVIKKAIENFSLVPGRLERVPFKGDFSVFVDYAHTEDALKNILESLRNLAKKRIIVVFGCGGDRDKTKRPKMGRVVTELADYAIITSDNPRSEDPLVIINDIKRGITRDNYSVIPERLQAIKKSLSLAKQGDIVLVAGKGHENYQIIKGNKFHFDDREVVRRCLKGN
- the ftsW gene encoding putative lipid II flippase FtsW; its protein translation is MPRNVRINLFTVSIILMCIGIVMIYSASSIYAAERYKDSFFFIKRHISFLLIGALLMFLAMSFDYRSLRKYAKPFLLVSIFLLLIVLIPGIGREVSGARRWFRFKFLSFQPSEAAILAVIIYTADFISRKGNEIKVFWKGFFPPVSVFGLVAILILAQPDLGTTVSLALVVFLMLYIAGTRFSYLLSIFLASIPVLYLLIFSVAYRRARILAFLNPWLDPKGSGFQIIQSQIALGSGGIFGVGLGHSKQKLFYLPAAHTDFIFSIIGEELGLIGTLGVIALFIIFIQQGLKIMKNATDKFGYFLALGLILMISFKAVINIGVSCGVLPTKGLPLPFISYGGSSFIFDMISVGLLVNIGRSGEYP
- a CDS encoding penicillin-binding transpeptidase domain-containing protein — protein: MYINNSRRRSQAVFLFFFIFFILCIARLFYVQFFRSEFLADIANKQHNLFVELEPVRGTIFDSNFKPQAQNLSVDSLYASPNECKEKDKEIIVRQLSNILNLNPGFLKERLSRKKSFVWLARKITPEQSSAIKKLNLKGLGFLRESKRSYPNGYLASQIIGFAGIDNNGLEGVELCYDKYLKGEAGWAIFLRDARQKRLDIWQKMVLPKDGDHLVLTIDEVIQYIAERELDKAYKTYHAKGASIIVMDPYTGAILALASRPTFDLNNHSNVSKDQIRNRAICDMFEPGSVFKIVTASAAIEEKKVNEQDRFFCENGVYRVGPHLLHDHKAHGWLTFREVVEQSSNIGTTKVAQILGPEIVSRYVKRFGFGSKLGIDLPGEISGVAKEPRQWSKISIASIPIGQEVGVTALQLTSAISVIANGGKLMKPYIIREVRSKDGEVLGKNSPVLIRQVISADTAARVKKMLTGVVEEGTGKLAKMEGFSAAGKTGTAQKLEPNGTYSHSKFVASFIGFAPAEDPMLAIVVCVDEPHPVYFGGVVAAPVFRNVSSDAIRYLKTNPAQNQSVVLNENNQVN
- a CDS encoding UDP-N-acetylmuramoyl-tripeptide--D-alanyl-D-alanine ligase → MIEVSELLKATQGKLICGDASGRVKGISIDSRSINPYEAFCAIKGNNFDGHDFINNVIKNGCKCVIAESFPKPLNKDKSSLTLIKVENTTKALGDIARFRREKFNIPVIAVTGSNGKTTTKEMVACVLSKKYKVLKNEGTKNNHIGLPLTLINLDETHSAAVLEIGTNHPGEVKYLVDIAKPNIGIVTNIGLSHLEYFCDLEGVYKEKSVLINNLKTPGIGILNADDVLLKKRAFGKKTGSVVFGFGLVNESDYFATCVKSSGVKQRFLVQGKYWFTINTLGRYNIYNALAAISCGRILGLSYRQIVLALAKFKFPYSRLNFLEINSVRFIDDTYNSNPVSLKQALNALSDFEARGRKIFVMGDMLELGSRTEEFHRQAGINAAGICNAFIAVGKYSRLAASAAIQEGFSIKNVFTCDNSVQAKEILFSRLSPRSEDIVLVKGSRSMRMEEVFNK
- the mraY gene encoding phospho-N-acetylmuramoyl-pentapeptide-transferase, yielding MLYLLLYPLHDIFSALNIFRYLTFRSAMAVLTSFVVSLILGPFVIKKLKELKVGEKINKGDSEKLDKIHSHKQDTPTMGGVLIVAAILFSTLLWADITNKYVIVALFSMVWLAVTGFMDDYLKQTKKKPKGLTPAAKFTSQIVLGLILGVILLLDSQMNIKIDVPFLKNSYLDLDGLYILFVILVISGSSNAVNLTDGLDGLAIGIVVMVALAFGAISYVSGNIKFSDYLLIPYIKGSGELMVFCASIFGAGLGFLWFNCYPASVFMGDVGSLALGGALGTVALLIKKEILLVIVGGIFVIEALSVILQVASFRLFKKRIFKIAPLHHHFQFLNWPENKIIVRFWIIAGLLALFTIVTLKIR
- the murG gene encoding undecaprenyldiphospho-muramoylpentapeptide beta-N-acetylglucosaminyltransferase gives rise to the protein MKVLAVSGSSGGHIFPAISFLEALSDKKEGIETLLVLPERSKKIQVLTSCRIKYIATSVLRPSFELKNLAALFQIGKSFFQSLFILIEFQPQVVIGFGTIDSIPILFFAWLFRINTIIHEQNVALGKANKVLSKIVDKVAVSFAASKDCLKDNQRIVFTGNPIRRQLEKVDKFKALNSFGFLNNKFTILVMGGSQGSHRINEAFIDALGTLKDKDRLQIIHLTGSKDFEFAKKRYKDLNIVAKVFDFFESMENAYCASDLAICRAGATTVTELMYFRLPAIFIPYPHAYGHQLTNALELEKKGCSLILEEENLNNGRLKEAIELLLASPQKINDMRQAYDSLSVGNAALLLADEVVSLVKS
- the murD gene encoding UDP-N-acetylmuramoyl-L-alanine--D-glutamate ligase, whose product is MRNTDCFKGKKIAVIGLARSGLFAANLLCDLGAQVWVTDKSSSDATKEFASKIKSPQIRVELGKHTPEFIQGKDLVVISPGVTNEALPVVWARQQKIPVISEIELGWILCPAEIIAVTGSSGKTTVTTLIGKILEASGKKVFVCGNIGNPFCSEVHLMEKDGYVVLEVSSFQLVNIEKFKPKVALILNFTRNHLDWHKDMQEYLDAKKRIFMNQDNSDYLVLNQQDSLLRGLAKEAKGKIVYFEESEGLNPNQAAVCAVGSLLGVDKKIILKVLGDFKGIEHRMEFVANINGVNFINDSKATTADSTLWALKNINNPIVLIAGGKDKGVDYSLILNEARHKVREAVLIGEARGVIAKALKGAINIDEALTFEEAVKKAFLKAKPGDSVLLSPMCSSFDMFSNYEERGRVFKKLVLELEGKL